The proteins below come from a single Pedobacter aquae genomic window:
- a CDS encoding COX15/CtaA family protein yields MMLKGESRFIRVNLITIISLFLLILAGGVVRSTGSGMGCPDWPKCFDQYIPPTDVSQLPADYKEKYVAQRLKKNERFAKMLDQAGYSDLAYKIRHDEAIKLPEEFNAAKTYTEYVNRLIGALTGLFLLLCLVYSRVYLKSAKRIFVLSLLNVVLVVFQAWLGSIVVSTNLVAWIITLHMLLAVLIIAISIYTYHAAKALGATQNETKSSIFVYALTLLALVLSVIQITLGTEVREEIDAVLDKFPDLHRTEWLWEVGRVYTYHKDLALAVVLVNCVIFYLLYRNYRNTKYFTYGTYMIILIGIQILSGLILDKFAMPPFSQSLHILFATLMFGAQFYLLLLLKPAFSQNKQDK; encoded by the coding sequence ATGATGCTTAAGGGTGAAAGTAGATTTATTAGGGTTAATTTAATTACGATAATATCTCTCTTTTTATTGATTTTGGCGGGAGGAGTAGTAAGAAGCACTGGTTCTGGTATGGGTTGCCCTGATTGGCCAAAGTGCTTTGACCAATATATACCTCCAACGGATGTATCTCAACTTCCGGCAGACTATAAAGAAAAGTATGTTGCACAACGTTTAAAAAAGAATGAACGTTTTGCTAAAATGCTAGATCAAGCAGGATATTCAGATTTAGCTTATAAAATCCGTCATGATGAAGCTATCAAGCTTCCCGAGGAATTTAATGCAGCTAAAACTTACACAGAATATGTTAACAGGTTAATTGGAGCCCTTACGGGTTTATTCCTACTACTTTGTTTAGTTTATTCTAGGGTTTATTTAAAATCAGCTAAGAGAATATTTGTGCTGAGTTTGTTAAATGTTGTATTAGTTGTTTTTCAAGCTTGGTTAGGTTCTATAGTTGTTTCTACTAATCTTGTAGCTTGGATTATAACTTTACACATGCTCTTGGCAGTATTAATTATTGCTATATCTATTTATACCTATCATGCTGCAAAAGCATTAGGGGCAACTCAAAATGAAACTAAGTCTTCAATATTTGTGTATGCACTTACGCTTTTAGCTCTGGTTTTATCAGTGATACAAATAACCTTAGGAACAGAGGTAAGAGAAGAAATAGACGCTGTTTTAGATAAGTTCCCAGATTTACATAGAACAGAGTGGTTATGGGAAGTTGGTAGAGTTTACACTTACCATAAAGATTTAGCTCTGGCTGTAGTTTTAGTGAATTGCGTGATTTTTTATCTTTTATATAGAAATTATAGGAACACGAAGTACTTTACTTATGGTACTTACATGATTATTTTAATAGGAATACAAATATTGAGTGGTTTAATTTTAGATAAATTTGCAATGCCTCCTTTTTCACAGTCATTACATATTTTATTTGCAACCCTCATGTTTGGAGCACAGTTTTATCTTTTACTCTTGCTAAAGCCAGCGTTTAGCCAAAACAAACAAGATAAGTGA
- a CDS encoding cytochrome c oxidase subunit 3: protein MQNLNKEVDRYNLQPKKFIMWLFMISSIIFFAGLTSGFIVYSGDGVGKTLNVALPQAFIYSTIVIVLSSASMHWAYLQTKRLKFGNQRLGLWLTLLLGIVFIVMQVYGWSVWTNLGVFFINSNATISFVYAFTFLHIIHILAGLIIIITALISSYRKLPNVINLFRMEIASIFWHFVDILWIYLYVFLLLNQ, encoded by the coding sequence ATGCAAAATTTAAACAAAGAAGTAGACAGGTATAACCTGCAGCCTAAGAAGTTTATCATGTGGCTGTTTATGATATCATCTATCATATTTTTTGCAGGTTTAACAAGTGGTTTTATTGTTTATTCTGGTGATGGAGTAGGCAAAACACTTAATGTGGCCTTACCACAGGCTTTTATTTACAGTACTATTGTCATCGTACTCAGTAGTGCAAGTATGCACTGGGCTTATCTTCAAACCAAACGGTTAAAGTTTGGCAACCAGCGTTTGGGTTTATGGCTAACCTTATTGTTAGGTATTGTTTTTATTGTTATGCAAGTTTATGGATGGTCTGTATGGACAAATCTGGGCGTGTTTTTTATAAATTCTAATGCAACCATAAGCTTTGTTTACGCATTTACTTTTTTACATATTATTCATATCTTGGCGGGGCTAATTATTATAATTACAGCGCTAATTAGCAGTTATAGGAAGCTACCAAATGTCATTAATTTATTTAGGATGGAAATCGCATCTATTTTTTGGCATTTTGTAGATATTCTATGGATTTATTTATACGTTTTCTTACTTTTGAACCAGTAG
- a CDS encoding cytochrome c oxidase subunit 3: MNTVAKLDEVKTTPWSGGRSPFSVEYGKLMMWFFLLSDAFTFSAFLIYYGAQRFSKLTWPDPDIVFQSIPGIADHGYPLVFVGIMTFILIMSSVTMVLAVEAGHRKAKKEVIWWMVATIVGGFMFLGCQALEWTHLHHEGFWWGTIPDAETVKSLGADGVSAQQFSNLFFTITGFHGFHVFSGVVINIIILFMTMAGVFERRGHYLMIEKVGLYWHFVDLVWVFVFTFFYLV; encoded by the coding sequence ATGAATACAGTAGCAAAATTAGACGAAGTTAAAACTACTCCCTGGAGCGGAGGAAGATCTCCATTTTCTGTAGAGTACGGAAAATTGATGATGTGGTTTTTCCTTTTATCAGATGCATTTACATTTTCTGCATTTTTGATTTATTACGGAGCACAACGTTTTAGTAAATTAACCTGGCCAGACCCAGATATCGTGTTCCAATCCATACCTGGTATAGCAGATCATGGCTATCCATTGGTATTTGTTGGTATCATGACTTTTATTTTAATTATGAGTTCTGTAACAATGGTATTAGCCGTTGAAGCAGGTCACAGAAAAGCTAAGAAAGAAGTAATCTGGTGGATGGTAGCTACCATAGTAGGTGGTTTTATGTTCTTAGGCTGTCAGGCTTTAGAGTGGACACATTTACACCACGAAGGTTTTTGGTGGGGAACTATTCCTGATGCAGAAACAGTAAAGTCTCTAGGGGCCGATGGTGTAAGTGCACAACAGTTTTCTAACTTGTTCTTTACCATCACAGGTTTCCATGGTTTCCACGTATTTTCTGGTGTAGTCATTAACATCATCATATTATTTATGACGATGGCTGGCGTATTCGAAAGAAGAGGTCATTACTTAATGATAGAAAAAGTTGGTTTATACTGGCACTTTGTTGATTTAGTTTGGGTATTCGTATTTACCTTCTTCTATTTAGTTTAA
- a CDS encoding cytochrome C oxidase subunit IV family protein, with amino-acid sequence MSQENTHSEHAEEHVSMSKGKIWKVFFILLFITVIEFIIALAIPETVMSTGVKNFLYIALTLLKAYYIVAFFMHLKFEKYALIVAILVSFVFIIYFIILMLTEGNYIQDSMPI; translated from the coding sequence ATGTCTCAAGAAAATACACATTCAGAACATGCAGAAGAGCATGTAAGCATGAGTAAAGGTAAAATCTGGAAAGTATTCTTTATTTTACTATTCATTACCGTGATAGAGTTTATTATAGCTTTAGCTATTCCAGAAACAGTAATGTCAACAGGTGTTAAAAACTTTTTATACATTGCTTTAACACTACTTAAAGCTTATTATATAGTAGCATTCTTTATGCACTTAAAGTTTGAAAAATATGCTTTAATAGTAGCTATTCTGGTCTCTTTTGTTTTTATCATTTATTTTATCATTTTGATGCTAACAGAAGGTAATTACATACAGGATAGTATGCCTATATGA
- a CDS encoding SCO family protein — protein MSNKFPLAKILILVTILAVPGFLYYLLQSKGENRYKPLPIFGPKEVAKTFTKKRGKKIPDTIFHVVKSFEATNQNGDKVLIDSIKKQLIVVNFFYSRSKDIVPQMYTNIKWLNKEFKDNKIVRFLSISVDPEFDNQSVLAQYAKQYDAVSGKWDFLSADTSVVYPLAKNQFFLNALEDKQNDGFIHSEKLVLLDAEHRIRGYYDATSAPEVKKMGDEMKILITEELRKIKAEF, from the coding sequence ATGAGTAATAAATTTCCACTAGCGAAAATATTAATCCTGGTAACCATATTAGCGGTACCGGGATTTTTATATTATTTACTCCAGTCTAAAGGAGAAAATAGATATAAACCCTTACCTATTTTTGGTCCTAAAGAGGTAGCCAAGACTTTTACCAAGAAACGTGGTAAGAAGATTCCAGATACTATTTTTCATGTTGTAAAATCTTTTGAGGCTACAAACCAAAATGGCGATAAAGTACTTATTGATAGCATAAAGAAACAGCTTATTGTGGTCAATTTTTTCTACAGTCGCTCTAAAGATATAGTTCCCCAGATGTATACCAATATAAAATGGTTAAATAAGGAATTTAAAGACAACAAAATCGTTAGATTTTTGTCTATATCAGTAGACCCGGAATTTGATAATCAAAGTGTGTTAGCACAATATGCTAAGCAATATGATGCTGTTTCTGGTAAATGGGATTTTTTAAGTGCTGATACAAGCGTGGTTTATCCATTGGCAAAAAACCAATTCTTTTTAAATGCATTGGAGGATAAGCAAAATGATGGATTTATACACAGCGAAAAATTAGTTCTCTTAGATGCCGAACATAGAATAAGAGGTTATTATGATGCTACATCAGCACCAGAAGTAAAGAAAATGGGCGATGAAATGAAAATCTTAATAACAGAAGAGTTAAGGAAAATAAAAGCAGAATTTTAA